GAGAACACAAGAAAGAGCTCGTCCGTTCTAGTCCCtttattaaaataacaaaaagctAAAAGCAGAAGAGAAAAAGAAGGGAAAATAATATTACAAAATCTAATTACAAGAAAAAGATGGAGATAAGAGAAGAAGAGCAGGAAACCCCCAATCTAGACCTGGACCAGTCCCTGCAACCCAAACgtcgccccctgtaggtagccaaTCCATGCCGATCAAACTGGATCAAACTACTCCTGGGAATAACAAAGAATAAGGGAAACTTATCCATCGCTACGGTCCATgaaaattcttgtttgaatgaaGGCTTCATGGACTTGGCATAGCCACATGCTGGAGGAAGTACAACGAAACAAGGAGCCCCATGTACCGGGCTACCATACTGCTCTTGGCGTCATATTTATGTAGCCATTATCTTCTCGACATCAGCTCCATACATACGGTACTCAACGGAGAATGCCACCAAGTCAACTAAGGAATAGCCCTGGATTCAGAACACCCTTATCTCCCCATAAATCCACCATTTAAAGTGCATGGATCATTCTATTCCGCACCCTCTATAACATACGGAAGAATTGCGTGGATATATTTTGGGACGCTTTTCCCCTCAATGCAGCTGCAGCCCGGTCACAGTCACCATGCCTGCTGGCTTACAACACACCTCCCCCTCCTGCCTTCCACACTGCAGAGAGAGACCATCTGCTGATGCTGCAGTAAGAACAGGACTTTGCTAGCGAGAAAGTTCCCTGGTATAAGCGAAAAAGactaaaaaccacaaaaaaaaatagggaCTGTATTTAGCTGGTGTCTACATAATAAGGTTGCCTAACCCTCCGgttcccggaggcagccagaacagctgatcggcgcaGGGTCTGGGTTTAGGACCCCcatgatcatatactaatgacctatcagtAAGAATAACCGCTCCATgctcgaacaacccctttaaagcctcaATACAATCAATCCAATTACTCACTTTTGTTTATAGTTTCAAGACAATGGCTTCCAATGTTTAAAAGTAAACTACTTGCTGTGGATagaaataattaaaggggttttccaatccttttttttttttttaaatcaatgcaatgttcctctattaatatatcagtgcactctgactagctttttcttgataataaatggttttagtaacattactccctattgtttaccttgagaggtttgttttgctcagtaagttcattcctcttctcttcctgtgtttctcctccctgcgtgcactgctctagtcccagcatgcaatgtgcatgcagcagtgcacttgctccgcctactacacccagctctactaacttctgcaatctcagtcttcattttggtgctctcattctattactgatggcacaagctgaaatcactggatatctgcgtttttaacctcttaacgccgaagggcggatatatcagtcctctgcagctgctagttcgcgcaggaggagggatatatccgtcctgtgatggcgcgggtactgccagtgtacccacgcgatcagcggcaggagcacggctgttatacacagcatggctcctgctgcaactgccggaatcgaagcgcgctccgattccggcagtttaactcattaaatgccgctgtcaatagtgacagcggcatctaatgtgtttgacagaggagggagctccctctgttttatactgacaggcaataatgctttggtatacgaagtataccaaagcattatatatgcgatcggcacatcgcatagtgaagtcccatggtgggactaaaaaaaaaatgtcaatccgttaaataaagttggtgaaaaaacaaaaaaaaaattacagtgaaaatcaaataaaactattttttttgcccaaaaagtggtttttttaaagtaaaagtgtcaaaacaaatcacacatacacatatatggtatccccgcgatcgtaaccacttgaacaataaaattaacacattaattaaaccgctggatgaacggcgtccaaaaaaacaacggcaaaattcgctcttttctcccattcccaccataaaaaattaaataaaaattaatctataagtcctgtgtaccccaaaatagtactaatgaaaactacacattgtcccgcaaaaatcaagcccacatacgaccacatagacggaaaaataaaaccgttaccgctcttggaacgcggcgatgcaaaaacaagtaatttttttctaaaagggtttttattgtgcaaacgtaggaaaacatataaaacctttacatatttggtatccctgtaatcgtgccgacccgtagaataaaggtaacatgttatttacgctgcatagtaaacggcgcaaatttataacgtgaaaatcaatgctggaatagctgcttattttcaattctctcctaaaataaagttaataaaagttaatcaatatattgtaagcatctaaaaatggtgacattacaaaatacaactcgtcccgcaaaaaacaagcccttatacggcgatgtcgacggaataaaaaaaaagttacgactcttggaatgcgaccgtgaaaaaacaaaaaataatccaaaaggtcattaacgcgcaaaatggcccggtttgaagaggtcttgtggtaccaaaacagtggaaacccccaaaaggtgcacccattttgaaaactagaccccttgaggaattcattgtagttttcttggggtgcatgcggctttttgatcagtttttattatatttttaggtggcgtggtgattaaaaaacagcaattctactattatttttttattctatttttgttacagcgtcaccgtgcgctataaatgacatattcactttattctgcggggcgatacgattagggctcatttacacgagcgtgttatacatccgtgcaacgcgcgtcgcagggacctatgttagtctatggggccgtgcagccaggtgcgtgatttttacgcagcgtatgtccactgcgtgaaacgcacgacgtcctatatttgtgcgctgttcgcacatcacgcacccattgaagtcaatgggtgtgtgaaaaccacgcatgtcgcacggaagcaatccaaacggagtgtcataatgatggcggctgcgcgaaaaccacgcagccgcgcatcataaagggctgacacacggagctgttaagtgccttttgcgcacgcaaaatgcacacgctcgtgtaaactcggccttacggtgacaccagatgtttatagtttttttatgtcttatggcgtttgcacaataaaatacgttttgtaaacaatcattcactttttgtgttccttattctaagagccagaactttattatttttccatcaataaagccgtgcgaggacttattttttgcgtaacgaactgtagtttcgatcaggaccatttttagggacatgcgactttttgatctatttttgatacattttttgggaggtgaagtgaccaaacaattgagattttggtacggtttattattattttcttttatggcgttcaccgcgcgggataaataacgaaataattttgtagttcaggccgttacggacgcggcgataccaattatgtatattttatttatttatatatttttattaataaaaaaggactgataagggaaaaagggggattttttttaacttttattttcttatttttacacatcttttttttttactttattactttgtcccacaaggggacttgagggcaggaggccctgatcgctattctaatactctgcactacatgcgtagtgcagtgtattagaactgtcagctattcactgacagcaagcatagtgggtcctgactttgtcaggacccattaggcttccgtcgatggcatagccggacgccattgtttggtgtccggttgccatagtaaccatcgccggccgctatcatgtagcaggccggccggcgatggtaacttaacccctaaaaagccgcgatctctattgaacgcggcttttaaggggttagacagcggggacacagcgatcggtccccgctgtaggagctgcggcagctgctgaacaagacagcagctgtcacagctcctgcacctgtcgggaagacggccgaaacggccgttattcccgcaacttcatattccgtcgctaatttataataataaaattattataataatttcacagagcatgcgcggtggagtgtgttaaccacgcatgctctaatgagataaagaagcacgtggtacggttacgtcatttgtgacgtaaccgtacagtgtgaaagccggaaaccggaagcaaggcagaagactaaatggacgggtctgcacaggaagtgcagattttgcttcactaagggggcggtgacggaggaggatataagacgctacagccatctgatgaaacggaagtacattgtaaagttatatcattttcattgttttatttaaataaatgtaattttttagttccggaatacccctttaaaacgcAGAGAGTAGTGAAAGTGGGGGATCATCTACGAGCAGGACGGCGGACGTCAACATTGGATTCTAGTCATCTAACACGGAGCTGGTGTTCTCGTACTTATGAGATCTCTGGTGTGTGACAAGTTCAGGTTTCCTGGTAAAACATCTCCCACATACAGAGCACGAGAATGGCTTCTCCCCCGTGTGAATTCTTAGGTGTTTCCCAAGATCTGATTTCTGGGTAAACCCTTTCCCGCACTCTAAACACATGAAGGGCCTCTCTCCGGTGTGAGTTCTTTGATGGGTGACGAGTgtagatttctgtgtaaagcattTGCCACAATCGGGACATGAGAACGGCTTCTCCCCCGTATGGATTCTCTGATGTTTAACCAGTTCTGATTTCATTGCAAAGCTGTATCCGCACTCgaaacatgaaaatggcttctccccctTGTGAATTCGTTCATGTCGAATGTGTTCCGATTTGTGTGTAAACCGTTTCCCGCACTGGGAACATAAAAACGGCTTCTCCcccgtgtgaattctctgatgtttaCCAAGTTCTGCTTTCCTGGCAaaacttttcccacaatttgagcATGAAAATGGTTTCTCCCCGGTGTGAATTTTCTGATGTTCAACAAGGTTAGACTTCTGCgtaaaatatttcccacattcGGAACATGAAAACGGCTTCTCAccggtgtgaattctctgatgtttaAGAAAGTCAGATTTCTGCCTGAAACTCTTCCCACACTCAGAACATGTAAAGGGCTTCTCTCCCGTGTGGATTCTCTCATGTCGAACAAGTTCTGATTTGTGGGGAAAACGTTTTCCACAGTCGAAGCACGGAAAAGGCTTTTCTCCAGTGTGAACTCTTTCATGTCGAGCACGTTCCGATTTATGAGTAAAGCATTTTCCACACTCGGAGCATGAAAACAGAGACTTTTTCGAGTGCATTTTCTGATGGCGAAGCAAGAAAGATTTTGTTGTAAAACACTTGCTACATTCAGAACAGGGATAGGTTTTGCTCCTTCTGCGACCTGCACGTTGAGTTTCAACATACGACTTATCGGAAGAACGTTCCTCATGACGTGTTGGGTCAGGCGACTGATCGGTAGCCTCAAACACTTGAGGCGTAATGGAGGTTTCTTCAGGAGAATCTTCCGAGAAGTCGTTATCTTCACTTTTACAATCTGAGGATAACAGGAGCTGCTCATCTGAGATATTTCTGTTCAGACCTGCTAAAAACAGATCATTGCAAAAAGAATTATACATAAGTACATTACACTTAGGATGAGAAAAGACACGCGCCCATCAAGTCCAACTCTTCTCAGATTAATTGTACATCATTCAATGATAAATTATTGTAGCCTAAAAGCCATTTGACATTCGAGAAGTCATGCCTCCCAACCTTCCCGTATCCACAGTCCCAGATTATGGTCCATGTCCCATGCGGTCGGCGGCATGTCCCAGCTTAAACAGTATCTTCGTCCTTAGCAtactccgaacctcccactcctgtctccaggatttctctcgtgctgcaccagttctctagAATgatctaccccagacaatcagattaattcccaacatccacagttctacgtgtgccctgaaaacacatcttattaaaccggcctataacattccctaatctcatgcctttccctggcccccctttacattagtcatgagaacttgcccccctcattcagcagtctCCCCTACACTCCCTGCACCCTAATACACGTCATGTCTGCCATAGTTACCGGCTGGTTATCGACTCCTGACGCTTTCtgttactaccccatatgtatgaAAGATGGAGGACCATTGCactttttacactttgtgtcccccttatttcctcatagattgtaagctcttgtaatCAGGGCCCTCActcttcttgtatatattagctgtgtcactatgtaatgtctgatattgtctgtacatgaacCCTCTACATTgtgaagtgctgcggaatatgttggcgctatataaaggttATTGTTATTATAGGATGCAGACACAGTGGATAACAACAGTGGAGCAATGAGACGTTGGTTTCCTGCTTCACCCTTCCCCCTGTGCTGCCGGCCGTGAGGAGATTCAAAGACCCGCAAAGGGAACACCTCTATTTGTCATGGGAACGGTACTACGTGagtaattattatattatttttatgagGCATTATACCGTGGAGAGGCACTGTGGGGGCACGATGCTGTCTGAGGAGCCACTGTGGGGGCACGATGCTGTCTGAGGAGCCACTGTGGGAGCATGATGCTGTCTGAGGAGGCACTGTGGGAGCACGATGCTGTCTGAGGAGGCACTGTGGGGGCACGATGCTGTCTGAGGAGCCACTGTGGGGGCACGATGCTGTCTGAGGAGCCACTGTGGGGGCACGATGCTGTCTGAGGAGCCACTGTGGGAGCACGATGCTGTCTGAGGAGGCACTGTGGGGGCACGATGCTGTCTGAGGAGGCACTGTGGGGGCACGATGCTGTCTGAGGAGGCACTGTGGGGGCACGATGCTGTCTAAGGAGGCACTGTGGGGGCACGATGCTGTCTGAGGAGCCACTGTGGGAGCATGATGCTGTCTGAGGAGGCACTGTGGGGGCTCGATGCTGTCTGAGGAGGCACTGTGGGGGCACGATGCTGTCTGAGGAGCCACTGTGGGGGCACGATGCTGTCTGAGGAGGCACTGTGGGAGCACGATGCTGTCTGAGGAGGCACTGTGGGGGCACGATGCTGTCTGAGGAGCCACTGTGGGAGCATGATGCTGTCTGAGGAGGCACTGTGGGGGCACGATGCTGTCTGAGGAGGCACTGTGGGGGCACGATGCTGTCTGAGGAGGCACTGTGGGGGCACGATGCTGTCGGAGGAGGCACTGTGGGGGCACGATGCTGTCTGAGGAGGCACTGTGGGGGCACGATGCTGTCTGAGGAGCCACTGTGGGAGCACGATGCTGTCTGAGGAGCCACTGTGGGAGCATGATGCTGTCTGAGGAGGCACTGTGGGGGCTCGATGCTGTCTGAGGAGGCACTGTGGGGGCACGATGCTGTCTGAGGAGCCACTGTGGGGGCACGATGCTGTCTGAGGAGGCACTGTGGGAGCATGATGCTGTCTGAGGAGGCACTGTGGGGGCACGATGCTGTCTGAGGAGCCACTGTGGGAGCATGATGCTGTCTGAGGAGGCACTGTGGGGGCTCGATGCTGTCTGAGGAGGCACTGTGGGGGCACGATGCTGTCTGAGGAGGCACTGTGGGGGCACGATGCTGTCTGAGGAGCCACTGTGGGGGCACGATGCTGTCTGAGGAGCCACTGTGGGGGCACGATGCTGTCTGAGGAGGCACTGTGGGAGCATGATGCTGTCTGAGGAGGCACTGTGGGGGCACGATGCTGTCTGAGGAGGCACTGTGGGGGCACGATGCTGTCTGAGGAGCCACTGTGGGA
The nucleotide sequence above comes from Rhinoderma darwinii isolate aRhiDar2 chromosome 11, aRhiDar2.hap1, whole genome shotgun sequence. Encoded proteins:
- the LOC142663505 gene encoding uncharacterized protein LOC142663505 isoform X2, translated to MIDIKIEVVEEEEEEEEEEEETYLVDERQIKEEEIAVDIGTAGLNRNISDEQLLLSSDCKSEDNDFSEDSPEETSITPQVFEATDQSPDPTRHEERSSDKSYVETQRAGRRRSKTYPCSECSKCFTTKSFLLRHQKMHSKKSLFSCSECGKCFTHKSERARHERVHTGEKPFPCFDCGKRFPHKSELVRHERIHTGEKPFTCSECGKSFRQKSDFLKHQRIHTGEKPFSCSECGKYFTQKSNLVEHQKIHTGEKPFSCSNCGKSFARKAELGKHQRIHTGEKPFLCSQCGKRFTHKSEHIRHERIHKGEKPFSCFECGYSFAMKSELVKHQRIHTGEKPFSCPDCGKCFTQKSTLVTHQRTHTGERPFMCLECGKGFTQKSDLGKHLRIHTGEKPFSCSVCGRCFTRKPELVTHQRSHKYENTSSVLDD
- the LOC142663505 gene encoding uncharacterized protein LOC142663505 isoform X1, whose amino-acid sequence is MDEDNSPVTEGVLNLTLEIIYLLTGEDYIIVKKKSKESKTPRNVSAGWKRARTPMMEPPPHSLIRQRNHDQKILDLTHKIIELLTEEDCEYLEDHPHLYQPLPSPDGSSDGSSPERSVSPLDSPDSGEESHDVPQDSQCDDMIDIKIEVVEEEEEEEEEEEETYLVDERQIKEEEIAVDIGTGLNRNISDEQLLLSSDCKSEDNDFSEDSPEETSITPQVFEATDQSPDPTRHEERSSDKSYVETQRAGRRRSKTYPCSECSKCFTTKSFLLRHQKMHSKKSLFSCSECGKCFTHKSERARHERVHTGEKPFPCFDCGKRFPHKSELVRHERIHTGEKPFTCSECGKSFRQKSDFLKHQRIHTGEKPFSCSECGKYFTQKSNLVEHQKIHTGEKPFSCSNCGKSFARKAELGKHQRIHTGEKPFLCSQCGKRFTHKSEHIRHERIHKGEKPFSCFECGYSFAMKSELVKHQRIHTGEKPFSCPDCGKCFTQKSTLVTHQRTHTGERPFMCLECGKGFTQKSDLGKHLRIHTGEKPFSCSVCGRCFTRKPELVTHQRSHKYENTSSVLDD